The Glycine max cultivar Williams 82 chromosome 12, Glycine_max_v4.0, whole genome shotgun sequence genome window below encodes:
- the LOC100807729 gene encoding E3 ubiquitin-protein ligase RMA1H1-like, whose product MALDHFEESVHQKGNWKSSSEIIADSGRNASGSFDCNICLECVQDPVVTLCGHLYCWPCIYKWLHFQSTSLDNEEQQKPQCPVCKSEVSQSSLVPLYGRGQTTIPSKGKPHQVGTVIPQRPHGPRTHNIRSVSQPISQSYHPYSNPYHPQQFNSIPSGYTSPMIRTSGSIDNTFGIFGEMIYARVFGNHVSNLHTYANLSGTSNPRMRRHLMQVDKSLSRISCFLLCCLVLCLLLF is encoded by the coding sequence atggcCTTAGATCACTTCGAGGAGAGTGTGCACCAAAAAGGAAATTGGAAATCTTCCAGTGAAATCATTGCAGATTCTGGTAGAAATGCCTCTGGTAGCTTTGACTGCAACATCTGCCTGGAGTGTGTTCAAGATCCAGTGGTGACACTTTGTGGTCATCTTTATTGCTGGCCCTGCATATATAAATGGCTTCATTTTCAAAGCACCTCTTTGGATAATGAAGAGCAACAGAAGCCACAATGTCCTGTATGCAAATCAGAAGTTTCTCAATCCTCCCTTGTTCCATTATACGGCCGCGGCCAAACCACAATACCTTCTAAAGGGAAGCCACATCAAGTAGGGACTGTCATACCACAAAGACCTCATGGTCCCAGAACACACAACATTAGAAGTGTTTCCCAACCGATTTCTCAAAGTTACCATCCCTATAGTAATCCTTATCATCCTCAACAATTCAACTCGATTCCAAGCGGTTACACCTCACCTATGATTAGAACAAGTGGTTCAATAGACAACACATTTGGAATCTTTGGAGAGATGATATATGCAAGGGTATTTGGTAACCACGTGTCAAACCTCCATACATATGCCAATCTTTCGGGGACCAGTAACCCAAGAATGAGAAGACATTTAATGCAAGTTGATAAATCACTCAGCAGAATAAGTTGTTTCCTCCTTTGCTGCCTAGTTTTGTGTCTGCTCTTATTCTGA